Proteins co-encoded in one Ziziphus jujuba cultivar Dongzao chromosome 9, ASM3175591v1 genomic window:
- the LOC132805393 gene encoding receptor-like protein 33: MLQVLILRSNKFYGSIANPMARFPFRKLRILDLAHNEFSGKLPAEYFKSLMAMMEAITTKFEYMGEDYYQDSVSVEMKGTFMELVKILSIFTAIDLSKNNFEGEIPKVLGNLRSLKGLNFSHNKLTRSIPPSLGNLSSLEWLDFSSNQLVGRIPQQLTDITFLEVLNLSNNRLDGSIPTGKQFDTFGYSSYSGNMGLCGLPLTKSCSNNIDEAQKEGDEDEQTNGFDLWKIVVIGYGCGVVIGISIGYMALSDRRIALFFMKKLEGE; encoded by the coding sequence ATGCTGCAGGTACTTATTTTGAGATCCAACAAATTTTATGGCTCCATTGCCAATCCTATGGCTCGATTTCCTTTCAGAAAGTTGCGGATATTGGACCTTGCCCACAATGAGTTCAGTGGGAAATTGCCAGcagaatattttaaaagtttgaTGGCAATGATGGAAGCAATTACCACTAAATTCGAATATATGGGAGAAGATTATTACCAAGATTCTGTATCTGTTGAGATGAAAGGCACATTTATGGAACTAGTGAAAATTCTATCTATTTTCACTGCCATTGATCTCTCCAAAAATAACTTTGAGGGAGAGATTCCGAAAGTGCTTGGGAATCTCAGATCACTCAAAGGGCTTAACTTTTCTCACAACAAATTGACGCGTTCTATTCCTCCATCATTGGGAAACTTAAGCAGTCTTGAATGGTTAGACTTTTCTTCAAACCAGCTTGTTGGTAGGATTCCTCAACAGTTGACAGATATAACATTTCTCGAAGTGTTGAACCTTTCCAATAATAGGTTGGATGGATCCATTCCAACCGGCAAGCAATTTGATACATTTGGTTATTCTTCCTACAGTGGAAACATGGGGTTATGTGGACTTCCATTGACCAAATCATGCAGCAATAATATTGATGAGGCACAAAAAGAAGGTGATGAGGATGAGCAAACAAATGGGTTTGACCTTTGGAAAATTGTAGTGATAGGCTATGGATGTGGAGTGGTGATTGGAATATCAATTGGATACATGGCGCTTTCAGATAGAAGAATTGCTCTGTTTTTTATGAAAAAGCTTGAAGGAGAATGA
- the LOC107427731 gene encoding uncharacterized protein LOC107427731 codes for MGSASTLCSISKLNVHRDNVVFLPKTRSSTSAYQSGFLGSKLPGKLSLLSIQKYPRNRTGPFARPGSNPISASHHTFDVVIIGAGIIGLTVARQLLIGSDLSVAVVDKDVPCSGATGAGQGYLWMVNKTPGSDTWDLAMRSHRLWVMLAESMREQGLDPLQHLGWKNTGSLLIGTSSDELDSLKRRVTLLQDAGLRAEYLSGGDLLLEEPDLLVDKDGGAAFVPGDCQLDAQRASAFFQKVNRHFSSEGRYAEFFYDPVTSLLRSDSSGDVIAVKTSNNTLYSRKAIVVAAGCWSGSLMHDLFRESEIVLDVPVKPRKGHLLVLENFDSLKVNHGLMEAGYVNHQIATPLPGISASEAYDHGQTLSISMTATMDSMGNFVLGSSRQFAGFSTEVEESIVNGIWNRAMDFFPKLRERPLSDFIKSRRVRTGLRPYMPDGKPVIGPVPGLPNVFLATGHEGFGLAMALGTAEMVAHMVLGNSENVDSASFAVQGRCC; via the exons ATGGGTTCGGCTTCAACGTTATGCTCGATTTCGAAGCTTAACGTTCATAGAGACAACGTAGTTTTTTTGCCCAAAACTCGATCCTCTACCTCGGCCTACCAGTCGGGCTTCCTCGGTTCGAAGCTACCCGGGAAACTGTCTCTGTTGTCAATCCAAAAATATCCACGGAATCGAACAGGTCCATTCGCACGACCCGGTTCGAATCCTATCTCCGCATCGCATCACACTTTCGACGTCGTCATCATCGGAGCTGGAATCATCGGGTTGACCGTTGCCCGGCAGCTCCTGATCGGGTCGGACCTATCCGTGGCTGTGGTAGACAAAGATGTGCCTTGTTCTGGTGCCACTGGTGCTG GGCAGGGATACTTGTGGATGGTAAACAAAACCCCTGGCTCTGATACATGGGACTTGGCTATGAGAAGTCATAGACTTTGGGTGATGTTGGCTGAGAGTATGCGTGAACAGGGTTTGGATCCTCTTCAGCATTTGGGGTGGAAGAATACAG GAAGCTTGTTAATTGGTACAAGCTCTGACGAGTTGGATTCATTGAAAAGGAGGGTGACGCTGCTACAGGATGCTGGATTGAGAGCAGAGTATCTGTCTGGTGGTGATTTGCTTTTGGAGGAACCTGATCTCCTGGTTGACAAAGATGGTGGGGCTGCGTTTGTACCTGGTGACTGTCAATTGGATGCTCAACGTGCTTCTGCATTCTTTCAAAAG GTCAACAGACATTTTTCATCTGAGGGCAGATATGCTGAGTTCTTTTATGATCCAGTGACAAGTTTATTAAG GTCTGACAGCAGTGGGGATGTCATAGCTGTTAAAACTTCTAATAACACCTTGTATAGTAGGAAAGCCATTGTTGTGGCAGCTGGTTGTTGGAGTGGGTCACTGATGCATGACCTGTTTAGAGAGTCAGAAATTGTGCTGGATGTCCCTGTAAAACCTAGAAAG GGTCATCTGTTAGTGCTTGAGAATTTCGATTCCCTTAAAGTTAATCATGGTCTGATGGAGGCTGGATATGTTAACCATCAAATTGCAACTCCACTTCCTGGAATCTCGGCTTCGGAAGCATATGATCATGGGCAAACCTTGTCTATTTCAATGACGGCCACTATGGATTCAATGGGGAACTTTGTTCTTG GGAGCAGCCGCCAGTTTGCTGGATTCAGCACTGAAGTGGAAGAATCCATTGTTAACGGTATATGGAATAGGGCCATGGATTTCTTTCCCAAACTAAGAGAAAGACCCTTGTCAGATTTTATTAAGAGCAGAAGAGTGAGAACAGGATTACGACCTTACA TGCCTGATGGGAAGCCAGTGATTGGGCCCGTGCCAGGCTTGCCAAATGTTTTTCTTGCAACTGGTCATGAAGGATTTGGACTTgccatg GCTCTGGGGACTGCTGAAATGGTTGCTCATATGGTGCTGGGCAATTCAGAAAATGTTGATTCTGCATCTTTTGCTGTTCAAGGCCGATGTTGTTAA
- the LOC107427730 gene encoding linoleate 9S-lipoxygenase yields MQSHRNPFSCMRRLFCCVIGKFTNLIFPHVSPYGRRSGIRGEIVIVQSSGQPADPVKSAFIQICSATTVDPTTGKGKLSEKAYLRYGKSNVSNGEKTTTYKIMFRVEPGFGTPGALIITNQHEHEFFLKSASLRTPNNQTIEFDCGSWIYPFVKTGTGRVFFSNTKYLPNQTPHALLKLRKEELISMRGDGEGERKEWDRIYDYDYYNDLGNPDKGKEHARPVLGGSDLHPFPRRLRTGRPPSIADPSTESQPNMVNIDNIYVPPDECMSSKKMSEVISSSIQAAVPFLIHGAKSFFEQESSSFESFDEVHYIFSGNRSLIVEEWITENLINVLPPKVFKEITYESIGAPFKSPLPQIIAENELAWKSDEEFGRQMLAGTNPARIQRLEKFPPTNKKGKIGAMIESHIQDNLDGLSVAQAINQCRLFVLDHHDYLMPFLERMNAKDDCVYASRTLLFLKNDKTLKPIAIELSLPSPYNGDELGTVFIPARKGEAAAMWQIAKAQVAANDSVYHQLISHWLQTHAVVEPFIIATRRQLSMMHPIHWLLHPHFKDTMHINALARNILMSSGGILEKTLHSAEISMELSAELYKDWRFDEQALPADLLKRGMAIKDPNPYNPTGVQLLFEDYPYGADGLEIWVAIKTWVTDFCSIFYTDDDSVSSDQEIQSWWLEIRNVGHGDKCSETWWYRMTTLSDLIQALTTLIWTASAIHASVNFGQYAYYGYPPNRPTLFKKDIPWEGRVEYGEFLKDPDKYYLKMLPGKLQMSLSVALLEVLSRHASDEVYLGQRSSSMVWINNEEVGKRFDKFSKELKQIEKRITERNRNPNLKNRRGPSGIPYTLLYPDTSNVELKGGITGKGIPNSISI; encoded by the exons ATGCAATCCCATCGCAACCCATTTTCTTGCATGCGTAGATTGTTTTGCTGTGTCATTGGCAAATTTACCAATCTCATATTTCCTCATGTTAGCCCTTATGGAAGAAGATCAGGTATCAGAGGAGAAATTGTCATTGTCCAGAGTTCTGGACAACCTGCAGATCCTGTAAAATCAGCTTTCATTCAGATATGCAGTGCCACTACAGTTGACCCAA CAACTGGCAAAGGAAAATTAAGTGAGAAGGCATATCTTAGATACGGAAAGAGCAATGTAAGCAATGGTGAGAAAACCACCACATATAAAATCATGTTCCGAGTGGAACCAGGATTTGGAACTCCAGGAGCTCTTATCATAACAAACCAACATGAGCATGAATTCTTCCTCAAATCAGCTTCTCTTCGAACTCCTAACAATCAGACTATTGAATTCGACTGTGGTTCTTGGATATACCCATTTGTGAAAACCGGAACTGGTCGAGTTTTCTTCTCGAATACA AAATATCTTCCTAATCAAACACCTCATGCTCTACTGAAATTGAGGAAGGAAGAACTTATTAGCATGAGAGGAGATGGAGAAGGCGAAAGGAAGGAATGGGATAGAATCTATGACTATGACTACTACAATGATCTGGGAAATCCTGACAAAGGTAAAGAACATGCTAGACCTGTTTTGGGTGGTTCAGATTTGCATCCGTTTCCTCGCAGATTAAGAACAGGTCGTCCACCTAGCATTGcag ACCCTTCAACGGAAAGCCAGCCAAATATGGTTAACATAGACAACATATATGTTCCTCCAGACGAATGTATGAGCTCCAAGAAAATGTCTGAGGTTATATCCAGCTCAATCCAAGCTGCTGTACCTTTCCTTATCCATGGGGCAAAATCATTCTTCGAACAAGAGTCGAGCAGTTTTGAATCGTTTGATGAAGTGCATTACATTTTTTCTGGAAATAGAAGCCTAATAGTGGAGGAGTGGATCACAGAAAATCTGATAAATGTACTTCCTCCTAAGGTCTTCAAAGAAATTACTTATGAGAGCATAGGGGCCCCCTTCAAATCTCCATTGCCTCAAATTATAGCAG AGAATGAATTGGCTTGGAAGAGTGATGAAGAGTTTGGCCGCCAAATGCTCGCTGGAACTAATCCAGCACGAATACAGCGCTTGGAG AAATTTCCACCTACcaacaaaaaaggaaagatCGGTGCAATGATAGAATCACATATACAGGACAACCTTGACGGCCTATCGGTTGCCCAG GCAATAAACCAGTGCAGGCTATTCGTATTGGATCACCATGACTACCTTATGCCCTTTTTAGAAAGAATGAACGCAAAGGATGATTGTGTTTATGCATCCCGTACACTACTGTTCCTAAAGAATGACAAAACACTAAAGCCAATAGCAATAGAACTTAGTTTGCCCTCACCTTATAATGGCGATGAGCTAGGTACAGTGTTTATTCCCGCAAGAAAGGGTGAAGCAGCCGCAATGTGGCAAATTGCTAAAGCTCAGGTTGCAGCTAATGACTCTGTTTACCATCAACTGATCAGCCATTG GTTGCAAACTCATGCAGTGGTCGAACCATTCATCATTGCCACTAGAAGACAATTGAGCATGATGCATCCAATCCATTGGCTACTACATCCTCATTTCAAAGACACCATGCACATAAATGCACTGGCAAGGAATATCCTCATGAGCTCTGGAGGAATCCTCGAGAAGACATTGCATTCTGCAGAAATTTCCATGGAGTTGTCAGCTGAGCTCTACAAAGATTGGAGATTTGATGAGCAAGCACTTCCAGCTGATCTACTCAAAAG GGGTATGGCTATAAAAGACCCAAATCCATATAACCCAACTGGGGTTCAGCTCCTATTCGAGGACTATCCTTACGGTGCAGATGGACTTGAGATATGGGTTGCCATCAAGACTTGGGTTACAGATTTCTGCTCTATCTTCTACACAGATGATGATTCTGTCTCATCTGACCAAGAAATCCAATCATGGTGGTTGGAAATCCGAAATGTGGGTCATGGTGATAAGTGCAGCGAGACATGGTGGTACAGAATGACAACTCTCTCAGACCTAATTCAAGCTTTGACAACCCTCATATGGACTGCATCAGCCATCCATGCTTCTGTCAACTTTGGGCAATATGCATATTATGGATACCCTCCAAATCGTCCCACATTATTCAAAAAGGACATTCCCTGGGAAGGAAGAGTTGAATATGGTGAATTCCTCAAGGACCCAGATAAATATTATCTAAAGATGTTGCCTGGAAAACTTCAAATGAGTCTCAGCGTAGCACTACTGGAGGTACTTTCAAGGCACGCATCAGATGAAGTGTACTTAGGTCAAAGATCATCATCAATGGTGTGGATAAACAATGAAGAGGTTGGGAAACGATTTGACAAGTTTAGCAAAGAGCTAAAACAGATAGAGAAAAGAATCACGGAGAGGAACAGAAATCCTAATCTTAAGAACAGAAGGGGCCCTTCTGGTATACCTTACACACTTTTGTACCCGGATACCTCCAATGTTGAACTCAAAGGGGGTATCACAGGAAAAGGAATTCCTAATAGTATTTCCATTTAA
- the LOC107427810 gene encoding uncharacterized protein LOC107427810: MAVANLQRLSAQIHRLPSLSFYSKSLISRCSASSSTPTPSPSPSSSSKKVSDRIVKLFAIDLDGKKREIVGLSGHTLLKALANNGLIDPASHRLEEIDACSAECEVNIAQEWLERLPPRSYDEEYVLKRNSRARVLNKHSRLGCQVVLTPELQGMVVAVPEPKPWDIP, translated from the coding sequence ATGGCCGTCGCGAACCTACAGAGACTGAGCGCCCAAATCCACCGTCTTCCATCTCTCTCCTTCTACTCCAAATCCCTAATTTCAAGATGTTCCGCCTCAAGCTCAACCCCAACGCCATCCCCATCTCCATCTTCTTCCTCCAAGAAAGTCTCTGACCGCATCGTCAAGCTTTTCGCAATCGATCTCGACGGCAAGAAGAGGGAAATCGTCGGCCTTTCCGGTCACACCCTCCTCAAAGCCTTGGCCAACAACGGCCTGATCGACCCGGCTTCCCACCGGCTGGAGGAGATCGACGCTTGCTCCGCCGAGTGCGAGGTCAACATTGCTCAGGAATGGCTCGAGAGGCTTCCGCCTAGGTCTTACGATGAAGAGTACGTCCTCAAGAGGAATTCTAGGGCTAGGGTTCTCAACAAGCACTCAAGGCTCGGTTGCCAAGTCGTTCTCACACCTGAACTTCAAGGTATGGTCGTGGCTGTCCCCGAGCCTAAGCCTTGGGATATTCCGTAA
- the LOC107427722 gene encoding calmodulin-like protein 3 — MDPGELRRVFQMFDRNGDGRITKKELKDSLENLGIYIPDKDLAQMIDKIDLNGDGYVDIDEFGGLYQTIMDERDEEEDMREAFNVFDQNGDGFITVEELRSVLASLGLKQGRTVDDCKLMIKKVDVDGDGMVNFKEFKQMMKRGGFAALGSS; from the coding sequence atggatCCCGGAGAATTGAGACGAGTATTTCAAATGTTCGACCGCAATGGAGACGGCAGGATAACCAAGAAGGAGCTTAAAGACTCCTTGGAAAACCTTGGCATTTACATTCCAGACAAAGACTTGGCTCAAATGATCGATAAGATCGATCTTAACGGTGATGGTTACGTAGATATTGACGAATTCGGAGGTTTGTACCAGACTATAATGGACGAGAGAGACGAAGAGGAGGATATGAGGGAAGCATTCAATGTTTTCGATCAGAATGGAGATGGGTTTATCACGGTGGAGGAGTTGAGGTCGGTTTTGGCATCTTTAGGGTTGAAGCAAGGAAGGACGGTGGATGATTGCAAGCTGATGATAAAGAAAGTGGATGTGGATGGTGATGGGATGGTAAATTTCAAGGAGTTCAAACAGATGATGAAACGTGGTGGTTTTGCTGCTTTGGGATCAAGTTGA